A portion of the Hoplias malabaricus isolate fHopMal1 chromosome 1, fHopMal1.hap1, whole genome shotgun sequence genome contains these proteins:
- the mak gene encoding serine/threonine-protein kinase MAK isoform X2 — protein sequence MRMNRYTTLKQLGDGTYGSVLMGKSNESGELVAIKRMKRKFYSWEECMNLREVKSLKKLNHANVVKLKEVIRENDHLYFVFEYMKENLYQLMKDRNKLFPESVIRNITFQILQGLSFIHKHGFFHRDMKPENLLCMGPELVKIADFGLAREIRSQPPYTDYVSTRWYRAPEVLLRSSMYSSPIDMWAVGCIMAELYTLRPLFPGNSEVDEIFKICQVLGTVKKTDWPEGYQLAAAMNFRFPQCVPTPLKTLIPNASNEALTLMKDLLQWDPKKRPTAVQALRYPYFQVGQVLGPRAQTPDVRKMQTKLAQLSEPKTELQSASEPVLRSQTKVQGRSFHQPLQQIPLPQADRQVEPLPLNTQKRSVGNENSLSGLKSGRRRWGQTKLSDSWDESDRSDTAASTSKKPSMGLEEGKTNKEFISPPKEQKPLYTFSTVTKLPSNIKTNQPDSNLQCTSSARQHYLRQSRYLPGLISKSTPSAGEKESQRENIPAQHNKTLAPIGGAPGPRVSSEAEVCGTKASDKPKERLLEKIEQPTGNFVSTTYNLSGGYTPSFQKKEVGSVGQRIQLAPIGNQHALDLSATADSKTVKTKPSKPKPAASSSLNESSEDFDGWKRRAEKSQVKGPSYSALGRNSGNLLSRAAPVQPVHGRVDWAAKYGNHR from the exons ATGAGGATGAACCGCTACACTACTCTGAAACAACTGGGGGATGGCACCTACGGTAGTGTTCTGATGGGGAAGAGCAATGAATCCGGAGAGCTGGTGGCCATCAAGAG AATGAAGAGGAAGTTCTACTCGTGGGAGGAATGTATGAACCTGAGAGAAGTGAAG tCTCTAAAGAAGCTCAATCATGCTAATGTAGTGAAGCTAAAGGAAGTCATCAGAGAAAACGACCACTTGTACTTTGTCTTTGAGTACATGAAAGAGAATCTCTACCAGTTGATGAAAGACAG AAACAAGTTGTTCCCTGAGTCAGTCATCAGGAACATAACCTTTCAGATATTGCAGGGATTATCATTTATTCATAAGCATG GGTTTTTCCATCGGGATATGAAGCCAGAGAATCTACTGTGTATGGGTCCTGAGCTAGTTAAAATAGCGGATTTTGGTCTGGCCAGAGAGATCCGCTCTCAGCCTCCCTACACGGACTATGTCTCCACACGATG GTATCGAGCTCCAGAGGTCCTCTTGAGGTCATCAATGTATAGTTCACCCATTGACATGTGGGCAGTGGGTTGCATCATGGCAGAGCTTTACACCTTACGACCCCTTTTCCCTGGCAACAGTGAAGTTGATGAGATCTTCAAAATTTGCCAGGTGCTTGGTACAGTCAAGAAG ACCGATTGGCCAGAGGGATATCAGCTGGCTGCAGCAATGAACTTCCGCTTCCCTCAATGTGTGCCCACACCTCTGAAGACCCTCATTCCCAATGCCAGTAATGAAGCTCTCACATTAATGAAAGATCTTCTGCAGTGGGACCCAAAGAAGAGGCCAACGGCTGTGCAG GCACTGAGGTACCCCTACTTCCAAGTGGGCCAAGTGTTAGGCCCCCGAGCGCAGACCCCTGACGTCCGAAAGATGCAGACGAAGCTAGCTCAGCTCAGTGAGCCCAAAACCGAACTGCAGTCAGCTTCAGAACCAGTCCTACGCTCTCAGACCAAGGTCCAGGGGAGAAGCTTCCATCAGCCATTGCAGCAAATCCCTCTGCCTCAAGCAGATCGCCAAGTTGAGCCTCTACCACTTAATACACAAAAG AGGTCGGTGGGAAATGAGAACAGTTTGTCAGGACTGAAGAGTGGACGGAGACGGTGGGGGCAGACCAAGCTGTCTGACAGCTGGGATGAATCCGATCGCTCAGACACTGCTGCGTCCACCTCAAAGAAGCCTAGCATGGGTTTAGAAGAAGGCAAAACAAACAAGGAGTTTATTTCACC GCCAAAGGAACAAAAACCTCTCTACACATTTAGCACTGTAACAAAACTACCGAGCAACATCAAAACCAACCAGCCAGACTCCAATCTACAATGCACTTCTTCAGCTAGACAGCATTATCTGCGCCAATCAAGATACCTGCCTG GTTTGATTAGTAAGAGCACACCCTCAGCTGGAGAAAAGgagtctcagagagagaacataccggcccaacacaacaaaacactcGCACCTATTGGAGGAGCACCGGGTCCCCGAGTCAGTTCAG AAGCAGAAGTGTGTGGCACTAAGGCCTCAGATAAGCCCAAAGAACGGCTACTAGAGAAAATTGAACAGCCCACAG GTAACTTTGTCAGCACCACGTATAATCTCTCTGGGGGTTATACCCCATCTTTCCAAAAGAAGGAGGTTGGATCTGTTGGACAGAGGATTCAGCTTGCACCAATTGGAAACCAGCATGCCC TTGATCTTTCTGCTACTGCTGATTCTAAAACTGTCAAAACAAAGCCTTCAAAACCAAAACCTGCTGCCTCTTCTTCACTGAATGAGAGTTCTGAAG ATTTCGATGGGTGGAAAAGAAGAGCAGAAAAATCGCAGGTCAAAGGACCAAGTTACTCAGCCTTGGGGAGAAACTCTGGAAACCTGCTCTCTCGAGCAGCTCCTGTCCAACCTGTCCATGGCCGAGTGGACTGGGCCGCAAAGTACGGGAACCATCGGTAG
- the mak gene encoding serine/threonine-protein kinase MAK isoform X1: MRMNRYTTLKQLGDGTYGSVLMGKSNESGELVAIKRMKRKFYSWEECMNLREVKSLKKLNHANVVKLKEVIRENDHLYFVFEYMKENLYQLMKDRENKMFTENEIRNIMFQVLSGLAFVHKHGFFHRDMKPENLLCMGPELVKIADFGLAREIRSQPPYTDYVSTRWYRAPEVLLRSSMYSSPIDMWAVGCIMAELYTLRPLFPGNSEVDEIFKICQVLGTVKKTDWPEGYQLAAAMNFRFPQCVPTPLKTLIPNASNEALTLMKDLLQWDPKKRPTAVQALRYPYFQVGQVLGPRAQTPDVRKMQTKLAQLSEPKTELQSASEPVLRSQTKVQGRSFHQPLQQIPLPQADRQVEPLPLNTQKRSVGNENSLSGLKSGRRRWGQTKLSDSWDESDRSDTAASTSKKPSMGLEEGKTNKEFISPPKEQKPLYTFSTVTKLPSNIKTNQPDSNLQCTSSARQHYLRQSRYLPGLISKSTPSAGEKESQRENIPAQHNKTLAPIGGAPGPRVSSEAEVCGTKASDKPKERLLEKIEQPTGNFVSTTYNLSGGYTPSFQKKEVGSVGQRIQLAPIGNQHALDLSATADSKTVKTKPSKPKPAASSSLNESSEDFDGWKRRAEKSQVKGPSYSALGRNSGNLLSRAAPVQPVHGRVDWAAKYGNHR, encoded by the exons ATGAGGATGAACCGCTACACTACTCTGAAACAACTGGGGGATGGCACCTACGGTAGTGTTCTGATGGGGAAGAGCAATGAATCCGGAGAGCTGGTGGCCATCAAGAG AATGAAGAGGAAGTTCTACTCGTGGGAGGAATGTATGAACCTGAGAGAAGTGAAG tCTCTAAAGAAGCTCAATCATGCTAATGTAGTGAAGCTAAAGGAAGTCATCAGAGAAAACGACCACTTGTACTTTGTCTTTGAGTACATGAAAGAGAATCTCTACCAGTTGATGAAAGACAG GGAAAATAAGATGTtcactgaaaatgaaataaGGAACATCATGTTTCAAGTTCTCTCTGGCTTGGCATTTGTGCACAAGCATG GGTTTTTCCATCGGGATATGAAGCCAGAGAATCTACTGTGTATGGGTCCTGAGCTAGTTAAAATAGCGGATTTTGGTCTGGCCAGAGAGATCCGCTCTCAGCCTCCCTACACGGACTATGTCTCCACACGATG GTATCGAGCTCCAGAGGTCCTCTTGAGGTCATCAATGTATAGTTCACCCATTGACATGTGGGCAGTGGGTTGCATCATGGCAGAGCTTTACACCTTACGACCCCTTTTCCCTGGCAACAGTGAAGTTGATGAGATCTTCAAAATTTGCCAGGTGCTTGGTACAGTCAAGAAG ACCGATTGGCCAGAGGGATATCAGCTGGCTGCAGCAATGAACTTCCGCTTCCCTCAATGTGTGCCCACACCTCTGAAGACCCTCATTCCCAATGCCAGTAATGAAGCTCTCACATTAATGAAAGATCTTCTGCAGTGGGACCCAAAGAAGAGGCCAACGGCTGTGCAG GCACTGAGGTACCCCTACTTCCAAGTGGGCCAAGTGTTAGGCCCCCGAGCGCAGACCCCTGACGTCCGAAAGATGCAGACGAAGCTAGCTCAGCTCAGTGAGCCCAAAACCGAACTGCAGTCAGCTTCAGAACCAGTCCTACGCTCTCAGACCAAGGTCCAGGGGAGAAGCTTCCATCAGCCATTGCAGCAAATCCCTCTGCCTCAAGCAGATCGCCAAGTTGAGCCTCTACCACTTAATACACAAAAG AGGTCGGTGGGAAATGAGAACAGTTTGTCAGGACTGAAGAGTGGACGGAGACGGTGGGGGCAGACCAAGCTGTCTGACAGCTGGGATGAATCCGATCGCTCAGACACTGCTGCGTCCACCTCAAAGAAGCCTAGCATGGGTTTAGAAGAAGGCAAAACAAACAAGGAGTTTATTTCACC GCCAAAGGAACAAAAACCTCTCTACACATTTAGCACTGTAACAAAACTACCGAGCAACATCAAAACCAACCAGCCAGACTCCAATCTACAATGCACTTCTTCAGCTAGACAGCATTATCTGCGCCAATCAAGATACCTGCCTG GTTTGATTAGTAAGAGCACACCCTCAGCTGGAGAAAAGgagtctcagagagagaacataccggcccaacacaacaaaacactcGCACCTATTGGAGGAGCACCGGGTCCCCGAGTCAGTTCAG AAGCAGAAGTGTGTGGCACTAAGGCCTCAGATAAGCCCAAAGAACGGCTACTAGAGAAAATTGAACAGCCCACAG GTAACTTTGTCAGCACCACGTATAATCTCTCTGGGGGTTATACCCCATCTTTCCAAAAGAAGGAGGTTGGATCTGTTGGACAGAGGATTCAGCTTGCACCAATTGGAAACCAGCATGCCC TTGATCTTTCTGCTACTGCTGATTCTAAAACTGTCAAAACAAAGCCTTCAAAACCAAAACCTGCTGCCTCTTCTTCACTGAATGAGAGTTCTGAAG ATTTCGATGGGTGGAAAAGAAGAGCAGAAAAATCGCAGGTCAAAGGACCAAGTTACTCAGCCTTGGGGAGAAACTCTGGAAACCTGCTCTCTCGAGCAGCTCCTGTCCAACCTGTCCATGGCCGAGTGGACTGGGCCGCAAAGTACGGGAACCATCGGTAG
- the mak gene encoding serine/threonine-protein kinase MAK isoform X4 yields MRMNRYTTLKQLGDGTYGSVLMGKSNESGELVAIKRMKRKFYSWEECMNLREVKSLKKLNHANVVKLKEVIRENDHLYFVFEYMKENLYQLMKDRENKMFTENEIRNIMFQVLSGLAFVHKHGFFHRDMKPENLLCMGPELVKIADFGLAREIRSQPPYTDYVSTRWYRAPEVLLRSSMYSSPIDMWAVGCIMAELYTLRPLFPGNSEVDEIFKICQVLGTVKKTDWPEGYQLAAAMNFRFPQCVPTPLKTLIPNASNEALTLMKDLLQWDPKKRPTAVQALRYPYFQVGQVLGPRAQTPDVRKMQTKLAQLSEPKTELQSASEPVLRSQTKVQGRSFHQPLQQIPLPQADRQVEPLPLNTQKRSVGNENSLSGLKSGRRRWGQTKLSDSWDESDRSDTAASTSKKPSMGLEEGKTNKEFISPPKEQKPLYTFSTVTKLPSNIKTNQPDSNLQCTSSARQHYLRQSRYLPGLISKSTPSAGEKESQRENIPAQHNKTLAPIGGAPGPRVSSEAEVCGTKASDKPKERLLEKIEQPTGNFVSTTYNLSGGYTPSFQKKEVGSVGQRIQLAPIGNQHAHFDGWKRRAEKSQVKGPSYSALGRNSGNLLSRAAPVQPVHGRVDWAAKYGNHR; encoded by the exons ATGAGGATGAACCGCTACACTACTCTGAAACAACTGGGGGATGGCACCTACGGTAGTGTTCTGATGGGGAAGAGCAATGAATCCGGAGAGCTGGTGGCCATCAAGAG AATGAAGAGGAAGTTCTACTCGTGGGAGGAATGTATGAACCTGAGAGAAGTGAAG tCTCTAAAGAAGCTCAATCATGCTAATGTAGTGAAGCTAAAGGAAGTCATCAGAGAAAACGACCACTTGTACTTTGTCTTTGAGTACATGAAAGAGAATCTCTACCAGTTGATGAAAGACAG GGAAAATAAGATGTtcactgaaaatgaaataaGGAACATCATGTTTCAAGTTCTCTCTGGCTTGGCATTTGTGCACAAGCATG GGTTTTTCCATCGGGATATGAAGCCAGAGAATCTACTGTGTATGGGTCCTGAGCTAGTTAAAATAGCGGATTTTGGTCTGGCCAGAGAGATCCGCTCTCAGCCTCCCTACACGGACTATGTCTCCACACGATG GTATCGAGCTCCAGAGGTCCTCTTGAGGTCATCAATGTATAGTTCACCCATTGACATGTGGGCAGTGGGTTGCATCATGGCAGAGCTTTACACCTTACGACCCCTTTTCCCTGGCAACAGTGAAGTTGATGAGATCTTCAAAATTTGCCAGGTGCTTGGTACAGTCAAGAAG ACCGATTGGCCAGAGGGATATCAGCTGGCTGCAGCAATGAACTTCCGCTTCCCTCAATGTGTGCCCACACCTCTGAAGACCCTCATTCCCAATGCCAGTAATGAAGCTCTCACATTAATGAAAGATCTTCTGCAGTGGGACCCAAAGAAGAGGCCAACGGCTGTGCAG GCACTGAGGTACCCCTACTTCCAAGTGGGCCAAGTGTTAGGCCCCCGAGCGCAGACCCCTGACGTCCGAAAGATGCAGACGAAGCTAGCTCAGCTCAGTGAGCCCAAAACCGAACTGCAGTCAGCTTCAGAACCAGTCCTACGCTCTCAGACCAAGGTCCAGGGGAGAAGCTTCCATCAGCCATTGCAGCAAATCCCTCTGCCTCAAGCAGATCGCCAAGTTGAGCCTCTACCACTTAATACACAAAAG AGGTCGGTGGGAAATGAGAACAGTTTGTCAGGACTGAAGAGTGGACGGAGACGGTGGGGGCAGACCAAGCTGTCTGACAGCTGGGATGAATCCGATCGCTCAGACACTGCTGCGTCCACCTCAAAGAAGCCTAGCATGGGTTTAGAAGAAGGCAAAACAAACAAGGAGTTTATTTCACC GCCAAAGGAACAAAAACCTCTCTACACATTTAGCACTGTAACAAAACTACCGAGCAACATCAAAACCAACCAGCCAGACTCCAATCTACAATGCACTTCTTCAGCTAGACAGCATTATCTGCGCCAATCAAGATACCTGCCTG GTTTGATTAGTAAGAGCACACCCTCAGCTGGAGAAAAGgagtctcagagagagaacataccggcccaacacaacaaaacactcGCACCTATTGGAGGAGCACCGGGTCCCCGAGTCAGTTCAG AAGCAGAAGTGTGTGGCACTAAGGCCTCAGATAAGCCCAAAGAACGGCTACTAGAGAAAATTGAACAGCCCACAG GTAACTTTGTCAGCACCACGTATAATCTCTCTGGGGGTTATACCCCATCTTTCCAAAAGAAGGAGGTTGGATCTGTTGGACAGAGGATTCAGCTTGCACCAATTGGAAACCAGCATGCCC ATTTCGATGGGTGGAAAAGAAGAGCAGAAAAATCGCAGGTCAAAGGACCAAGTTACTCAGCCTTGGGGAGAAACTCTGGAAACCTGCTCTCTCGAGCAGCTCCTGTCCAACCTGTCCATGGCCGAGTGGACTGGGCCGCAAAGTACGGGAACCATCGGTAG
- the mak gene encoding serine/threonine-protein kinase MAK isoform X3 translates to MRMNRYTTLKQLGDGTYGSVLMGKSNESGELVAIKRMKRKFYSWEECMNLREVKSLKKLNHANVVKLKEVIRENDHLYFVFEYMKENLYQLMKDRENKMFTENEIRNIMFQVLSGLAFVHKHGFFHRDMKPENLLCMGPELVKIADFGLAREIRSQPPYTDYVSTRWYRAPEVLLRSSMYSSPIDMWAVGCIMAELYTLRPLFPGNSEVDEIFKICQVLGTVKKTDWPEGYQLAAAMNFRFPQCVPTPLKTLIPNASNEALTLMKDLLQWDPKKRPTAVQALRYPYFQVGQVLGPRAQTPDVRKMQTKLAQLSEPKTELQSASEPVLRSQTKVQGRSFHQPLQQIPLPQADRQVEPLPLNTQKRSVGNENSLSGLKSGRRRWGQTKLSDSWDESDRSDTAASTSKKPSMGLEEGKTNKEFISPPKEQKPLYTFSTVTKLPSNIKTNQPDSNLQCTSSARQHYLRQSRYLPGLISKSTPSAGEKESQRENIPAQHNKTLAPIGGAPGPRVSSGNFVSTTYNLSGGYTPSFQKKEVGSVGQRIQLAPIGNQHALDLSATADSKTVKTKPSKPKPAASSSLNESSEDFDGWKRRAEKSQVKGPSYSALGRNSGNLLSRAAPVQPVHGRVDWAAKYGNHR, encoded by the exons ATGAGGATGAACCGCTACACTACTCTGAAACAACTGGGGGATGGCACCTACGGTAGTGTTCTGATGGGGAAGAGCAATGAATCCGGAGAGCTGGTGGCCATCAAGAG AATGAAGAGGAAGTTCTACTCGTGGGAGGAATGTATGAACCTGAGAGAAGTGAAG tCTCTAAAGAAGCTCAATCATGCTAATGTAGTGAAGCTAAAGGAAGTCATCAGAGAAAACGACCACTTGTACTTTGTCTTTGAGTACATGAAAGAGAATCTCTACCAGTTGATGAAAGACAG GGAAAATAAGATGTtcactgaaaatgaaataaGGAACATCATGTTTCAAGTTCTCTCTGGCTTGGCATTTGTGCACAAGCATG GGTTTTTCCATCGGGATATGAAGCCAGAGAATCTACTGTGTATGGGTCCTGAGCTAGTTAAAATAGCGGATTTTGGTCTGGCCAGAGAGATCCGCTCTCAGCCTCCCTACACGGACTATGTCTCCACACGATG GTATCGAGCTCCAGAGGTCCTCTTGAGGTCATCAATGTATAGTTCACCCATTGACATGTGGGCAGTGGGTTGCATCATGGCAGAGCTTTACACCTTACGACCCCTTTTCCCTGGCAACAGTGAAGTTGATGAGATCTTCAAAATTTGCCAGGTGCTTGGTACAGTCAAGAAG ACCGATTGGCCAGAGGGATATCAGCTGGCTGCAGCAATGAACTTCCGCTTCCCTCAATGTGTGCCCACACCTCTGAAGACCCTCATTCCCAATGCCAGTAATGAAGCTCTCACATTAATGAAAGATCTTCTGCAGTGGGACCCAAAGAAGAGGCCAACGGCTGTGCAG GCACTGAGGTACCCCTACTTCCAAGTGGGCCAAGTGTTAGGCCCCCGAGCGCAGACCCCTGACGTCCGAAAGATGCAGACGAAGCTAGCTCAGCTCAGTGAGCCCAAAACCGAACTGCAGTCAGCTTCAGAACCAGTCCTACGCTCTCAGACCAAGGTCCAGGGGAGAAGCTTCCATCAGCCATTGCAGCAAATCCCTCTGCCTCAAGCAGATCGCCAAGTTGAGCCTCTACCACTTAATACACAAAAG AGGTCGGTGGGAAATGAGAACAGTTTGTCAGGACTGAAGAGTGGACGGAGACGGTGGGGGCAGACCAAGCTGTCTGACAGCTGGGATGAATCCGATCGCTCAGACACTGCTGCGTCCACCTCAAAGAAGCCTAGCATGGGTTTAGAAGAAGGCAAAACAAACAAGGAGTTTATTTCACC GCCAAAGGAACAAAAACCTCTCTACACATTTAGCACTGTAACAAAACTACCGAGCAACATCAAAACCAACCAGCCAGACTCCAATCTACAATGCACTTCTTCAGCTAGACAGCATTATCTGCGCCAATCAAGATACCTGCCTG GTTTGATTAGTAAGAGCACACCCTCAGCTGGAGAAAAGgagtctcagagagagaacataccggcccaacacaacaaaacactcGCACCTATTGGAGGAGCACCGGGTCCCCGAGTCAGTTCAG GTAACTTTGTCAGCACCACGTATAATCTCTCTGGGGGTTATACCCCATCTTTCCAAAAGAAGGAGGTTGGATCTGTTGGACAGAGGATTCAGCTTGCACCAATTGGAAACCAGCATGCCC TTGATCTTTCTGCTACTGCTGATTCTAAAACTGTCAAAACAAAGCCTTCAAAACCAAAACCTGCTGCCTCTTCTTCACTGAATGAGAGTTCTGAAG ATTTCGATGGGTGGAAAAGAAGAGCAGAAAAATCGCAGGTCAAAGGACCAAGTTACTCAGCCTTGGGGAGAAACTCTGGAAACCTGCTCTCTCGAGCAGCTCCTGTCCAACCTGTCCATGGCCGAGTGGACTGGGCCGCAAAGTACGGGAACCATCGGTAG
- the mak gene encoding serine/threonine-protein kinase MAK isoform X5 → MRMNRYTTLKQLGDGTYGSVLMGKSNESGELVAIKRMKRKFYSWEECMNLREVKSLKKLNHANVVKLKEVIRENDHLYFVFEYMKENLYQLMKDRENKMFTENEIRNIMFQVLSGLAFVHKHGFFHRDMKPENLLCMGPELVKIADFGLAREIRSQPPYTDYVSTRWYRAPEVLLRSSMYSSPIDMWAVGCIMAELYTLRPLFPGNSEVDEIFKICQVLGTVKKTDWPEGYQLAAAMNFRFPQCVPTPLKTLIPNASNEALTLMKDLLQWDPKKRPTAVQALRYPYFQVGQVLGPRAQTPDVRKMQTKLAQLSEPKTELQSASEPVLRSQTKVQGRSFHQPLQQIPLPQADRQVEPLPLNTQKRSVGNENSLSGLKSGRRRWGQTKLSDSWDESDRSDTAASTSKKPSMGLEEGKTNKEFISPPKEQKPLYTFSTVTKLPSNIKTNQPDSNLQCTSSARQHYLRQSRYLPGLISKSTPSAGEKESQRENIPAQHNKTLAPIGGAPGPRVSSGNFVSTTYNLSGGYTPSFQKKEVGSVGQRIQLAPIGNQHAHFDGWKRRAEKSQVKGPSYSALGRNSGNLLSRAAPVQPVHGRVDWAAKYGNHR, encoded by the exons ATGAGGATGAACCGCTACACTACTCTGAAACAACTGGGGGATGGCACCTACGGTAGTGTTCTGATGGGGAAGAGCAATGAATCCGGAGAGCTGGTGGCCATCAAGAG AATGAAGAGGAAGTTCTACTCGTGGGAGGAATGTATGAACCTGAGAGAAGTGAAG tCTCTAAAGAAGCTCAATCATGCTAATGTAGTGAAGCTAAAGGAAGTCATCAGAGAAAACGACCACTTGTACTTTGTCTTTGAGTACATGAAAGAGAATCTCTACCAGTTGATGAAAGACAG GGAAAATAAGATGTtcactgaaaatgaaataaGGAACATCATGTTTCAAGTTCTCTCTGGCTTGGCATTTGTGCACAAGCATG GGTTTTTCCATCGGGATATGAAGCCAGAGAATCTACTGTGTATGGGTCCTGAGCTAGTTAAAATAGCGGATTTTGGTCTGGCCAGAGAGATCCGCTCTCAGCCTCCCTACACGGACTATGTCTCCACACGATG GTATCGAGCTCCAGAGGTCCTCTTGAGGTCATCAATGTATAGTTCACCCATTGACATGTGGGCAGTGGGTTGCATCATGGCAGAGCTTTACACCTTACGACCCCTTTTCCCTGGCAACAGTGAAGTTGATGAGATCTTCAAAATTTGCCAGGTGCTTGGTACAGTCAAGAAG ACCGATTGGCCAGAGGGATATCAGCTGGCTGCAGCAATGAACTTCCGCTTCCCTCAATGTGTGCCCACACCTCTGAAGACCCTCATTCCCAATGCCAGTAATGAAGCTCTCACATTAATGAAAGATCTTCTGCAGTGGGACCCAAAGAAGAGGCCAACGGCTGTGCAG GCACTGAGGTACCCCTACTTCCAAGTGGGCCAAGTGTTAGGCCCCCGAGCGCAGACCCCTGACGTCCGAAAGATGCAGACGAAGCTAGCTCAGCTCAGTGAGCCCAAAACCGAACTGCAGTCAGCTTCAGAACCAGTCCTACGCTCTCAGACCAAGGTCCAGGGGAGAAGCTTCCATCAGCCATTGCAGCAAATCCCTCTGCCTCAAGCAGATCGCCAAGTTGAGCCTCTACCACTTAATACACAAAAG AGGTCGGTGGGAAATGAGAACAGTTTGTCAGGACTGAAGAGTGGACGGAGACGGTGGGGGCAGACCAAGCTGTCTGACAGCTGGGATGAATCCGATCGCTCAGACACTGCTGCGTCCACCTCAAAGAAGCCTAGCATGGGTTTAGAAGAAGGCAAAACAAACAAGGAGTTTATTTCACC GCCAAAGGAACAAAAACCTCTCTACACATTTAGCACTGTAACAAAACTACCGAGCAACATCAAAACCAACCAGCCAGACTCCAATCTACAATGCACTTCTTCAGCTAGACAGCATTATCTGCGCCAATCAAGATACCTGCCTG GTTTGATTAGTAAGAGCACACCCTCAGCTGGAGAAAAGgagtctcagagagagaacataccggcccaacacaacaaaacactcGCACCTATTGGAGGAGCACCGGGTCCCCGAGTCAGTTCAG GTAACTTTGTCAGCACCACGTATAATCTCTCTGGGGGTTATACCCCATCTTTCCAAAAGAAGGAGGTTGGATCTGTTGGACAGAGGATTCAGCTTGCACCAATTGGAAACCAGCATGCCC ATTTCGATGGGTGGAAAAGAAGAGCAGAAAAATCGCAGGTCAAAGGACCAAGTTACTCAGCCTTGGGGAGAAACTCTGGAAACCTGCTCTCTCGAGCAGCTCCTGTCCAACCTGTCCATGGCCGAGTGGACTGGGCCGCAAAGTACGGGAACCATCGGTAG